In the Plectropomus leopardus isolate mb chromosome 5, YSFRI_Pleo_2.0, whole genome shotgun sequence genome, one interval contains:
- the LOC121943144 gene encoding aquaporin-3-like: MGRQKAYLNKLSRFFQIRNLLLRQALAECLGTLILVMFGCGAVAQLVLSGGSHGMFLTVNFAFGFAAMLGILICGQISGGHLNPAVTFALCLLGRERWRKFPMYFLFQTIGAFFGAAIIFGMYYDALWDHPGCFNVTGPKATAGIFATYPGKHLTLVNGFFDQIIGTAALIVCILAIVDPYNNPIPQGLEAFTVGFVVLAIGLSMGFNSGYAVNPARDLGPRLFTAMAGWGSDVFTVRKGWFLVPVFAPFLGALIGVIIYQLMVGFHTEGEVRDNKSSEEENVRLTNVAANDKPKDTSKEMH; encoded by the exons ATGGGCAGACAGAAGGCGTACTTAAACAAACTCTCCAGGTTCTTCCAGATCCGCAACCTGCTGCTTCGCCAGGCCCTGGCAGAGTGTCTCGGCACCCTCATCCTTGTG ATGTTTGGCTGTGGTGCTGTGGCCCAGCTGGTGTTGAGCGGTGGTTCCCATGGCATGTTCCTCACAGTCAACTTTGCCTTCGGCTTCGCTGCCATGCTTGGCATCCTGATCTGTGGCCAGATATCAG GTGGCCATCTGAACCCTGCAGTGACCTTTGCCCTGTGCTTGCTCGGAAGAGAGCGCTGGAGAAAGTTCCCCATGTACTTCCTCTTTCAGACGATTGGTGCTTTTTTCGGTGCCGCCATCATTTTCGGCATGTACTATG ATGCCCTGTGGGACCATCCTGGATGTTTCAATGTGACTGGGCCTAAAGCCACAGCTGGCATCTTTGCTACCTACCCTGGAAAACATCTCACCCTAGTCAATGGCTTCTTTGATCAG ATAATCGGCACAGCAGCGCTGATTGTGTGTATCCTGGCTATTGTGGATCCATACAACAACCCCATCCCCCAAGGGCTGGAGGCCTTCACTGTGGGATTTGTGGTTCTGGCCATTGGACTGTCCATGGGCTTTAACTCTGGCTATGCTGTCAATCCTGCCAGAGACCTCGGTCCCCGTCTGTTCACTGCCATGGCTGGGTGGGGCAGCGACGTTTTCAC GGTTAGAAAGGGCTGGTTCCTGGTGCCCGTTTTTGCCCCATTCCTTGGTGCCCTCATCGGTGTGATAATCTACCAGCTGATGGTTGGCTTCCACACGGAGGGAGAAGTGCGTGACAACAAAAGCAGTGAGGAGGAGAATGTCAGACTCACCAATGTCGCCGCCAACGACAAACCCAAAGACACTTCCAAAGAAATGCACTGA